The following coding sequences lie in one Silene latifolia isolate original U9 population chromosome 5, ASM4854445v1, whole genome shotgun sequence genomic window:
- the LOC141654931 gene encoding protein FAR1-RELATED SEQUENCE 11-like encodes MCFYVVYAISCGFEPRLHTTKRTRSGELLRKSIVCNRQGFRDNKRKLKCPAQEVDTDSTVKPQGSRNVKVTRVGCPAMMRVEAVEGGGYRVDQFVAVHNHRLLSVIDKEFHKVVRHLSGFQKKLIIDNSKLNIGADRSFQLCKILRILQGMSNAI; translated from the exons ATGTGTTTTTATGTTGTGTATGCAATTTCCTGTGGGTTTGAACCAAGGCTGCATACCACAAAACGTACCCGTTCTGGTGAATTACTTAGGAAATCGATTGTTTGTAATCGTCAAGGCTTTAGAGATAATAAGAGGAAACTGAAGTGTCCTGCTCAAGAGGTTGATACTGATTCTACTGTTAAACCTCAAGGTTCAAGGAATGTTAAAGTTACTAGGGTTGGTTGTCCAGCAATGATGAGAGTGGAAGCGGTGGAGGGTGGAGGTTATAGAGTCGATCAATTTGTTGCTGTTCATAATCACCGTCTTCTTTCTGTTATAGACAAAGAGTTCCATAAAGTTGTTAGACATCTTTCTGGTTTCCAAAAAAAGTTAATAATTGATAATTCAAAGTTGAATATTGGGGCAGACAGGAGTTTTCAACTTTGCAAA ATTTTAAGAATTTTGCAAGGGATGTCAAATGCTATATAA
- the LOC141655943 gene encoding protein FAR1-RELATED SEQUENCE 5-like has translation MKPGFYFAYEVDDDKCLSRVIWADAECRRNYSIFGDALSYDATYGTNKYRMKFTPFTGVDHHKRSVTFACALLDHEDEHSFAWCFKKFLDCMDQKEPLCLVTDQDPGMLLAIPKVFKTARHRFCMWHIMEKVSAKVGAITCKETDFLSRLNSVVWDSSLEPMEFEQRWLEVMKDFDLCGHKWLSSMFRDKHLWIPAFFRDMPMGGLLRTTQRSESANSFFKRYQNHYGTLVEFWLRYETAIEQQRYLQKCLDKDSEHSLPVTTPSPTKIELHAASVYTHKVFYDVQVELKHTSVCGLAGMPLNGDIRVYDVNDELRHTTFQVSYIATKKMLSVLANFLKVKVYFADMFFGFCQLTFLKAFLENTLSLAGARFLIEILIQFSLGISSRIVSLLMLLTWRFLMCGQSFILQWLLQKLFL, from the coding sequence ATGAAACCTGGTTTTTATTTTGCGtatgaggttgatgatgataagtGTTTGAGCAGGGTTATTTGGGCAGATGCTGAGTGTAGGAGGAATTATTCTATATTTGGGGATGCGCTTAGCTATGATGCTACTTATGGAACCAATAAATATCGTATGAAATTCACCCCGTTTACTGGAGTTGATCACCATAAGCGGTCTGTTACGTTTGCATGTGCTTTACTTGATCATGAGGATGAACATTCTTTTGCTTGGTGTTTCAAAAAATTTTTGGACTGTATGGATCAAAAAGAACCATTATGTCTCGTAACAGACCAAGACCCTGGGATGTTACTTGCCATTCCTAAAGTCTTCAAAACAGCCCGTCATCGtttttgcatgtggcacattatgGAGAAAGTCAGTGCAAAAGTGGGTGCAATCACATGCAAAGAAACTGATTTCCTATCTCGTTTGAATTCTGTTGTGTGGGATTCTAGTTTAGAACCAATGGAGTTTGAACAGAGGTGGCTTGAAGTTATGAAGGACTTTGACCTTTGTGGCCATAAATGGCTTTCTAGTATGTTTCGTGATAAGCATCTCTGGATTCCAGCATTTTTTAGGGACATGCCAATGGGAGGCCTATTAAGGACAACTCAGAGATCCGAGAGTGCAAATTCATTCTTTAAGCGTTATCAGAATCACTATGGAACTTTGGTTGAGTTCTGGTTGCGTTATGAAACAGCCATTGAACAACAGCGTTACCTACAAAAATGTCTAGACAAGGACAGTGAGCACAGTTTACCAGTTACTACTCCATCGCCGACTAAGATTGAGTTACATGCTGCATCTGTCTATACTCATAAAGTTTTTTATGATGTGCAAGTTGAATTGAAGCACACTTCCGTCTGCGGGCTTGCTGGTATGCCCTTGAATGGGGACATTCGTGTATATGATGTAAATGATGAGCTGAGACATACTACATTTCAGGTCTCTTACATCGCCACAAAGAAGATGTTAAGTGTACTTGCAAACTTTTTGAAAGTAAAGGTTTACTTTGCAGACATGTTTTTTGGGTTTTGTCAGCTAACCTTCTTAAAAGCATTCCTGGAAAATACATTGTCCCTCGCTGGTGCAAGGTTTCTTATAGAAATCCTTATTCAATTCTCCCTGGGAATCTCGTCGAGGATTGTGAGCCTGCTGATGTTATTAACATGGAGATTTCTAATGTGTGGTCAGAGTTTTATTCTACAATGGCTATTGCAAAAACTCTTTCTGTAG